A single Biomphalaria glabrata chromosome 2, xgBioGlab47.1, whole genome shotgun sequence DNA region contains:
- the LOC129924629 gene encoding uncharacterized protein LOC129924629: MEGNMVEPSSVKGRDMGPMCSGGEPEGMECVTKGMLTRLQAELEALKLACQRPHYIIEPARKIRHFSGEGRNDEVSIEDFVREIRDLWELRPYLSPQEKTATIIANISGPARVEVDLQPPHIRSDPEALLDALTSAFEVIIPVREAEITFLMSQQRRRESLLEFSHRLFKEFTTAIRQEQREGIECFKEERLRDQFAYGISDPDLRRELFKFIVQHPQTSFQTLRNNAFKLENQNKDAARAQEQWSEVLLAKLAKLEKQLEEIKGSGYNSLPSSTNPLSSQPHSQRRPTQRHTKHGNQNRIRPTAPPGLVWSKTKRGFFPYTDDGSPVCTQCWEVGHVRRHCQQSPQLTAEVQSVSNSEPIVSQPTHQVEQRTNEQQADAMYNTDASHSIQTSRNRNFNSGQPNKNRHNRVRRPDRQRRNYKHFNQPQRLFRSLLPITLSTASQSLCLEKDRPLCMTDGTSTLQTGKMLVVPEDTDKKQLFRFSETY; the protein is encoded by the coding sequence ATGGAGGGAAATATGGTGGAACCTAGTTCAGTGAAGGGGAGAGACATGGGTCCCATGTGCAGTGGAGGAGAGCCGGAGGGAATGGAATGTGTCACTAAGGGGATGTTGACTCGACTACAAGCTGAACTTGAGGCATTGAAACTGGCCTGTCAGCGCCCTCATTACATCATAGAACCTGCTAGAAAAATTAGACATTTCAGTGGGGAAGGCAGAAATGATGAAGTTTCAATTGAAGATTTCGTCAGAGAAATAAGAGATCTATGGGAACTTCGACCTTACCTCTCGCCTCAAGAGAAGACAGCAACCATCATTGCGAATATAAGTGGTCCAGCTAGAGTAGAGGTAGATCTTCAGCCACCTCATATCAGAAGTGATCCAGAAGCTCTGCTCGATGCACTTACCTCTGCGTTTGAAGTAATCATACCTGTACGAGAGGCAGAGATTACATTTCTGATGTCGCAGCAGAGAAGACGCGAGTCACTTCTTGAATTTTCTCACCGACTATTTAAGGAGTTCACAACGGCTATCCGACAAGAACAAAGAGAAGGCATAGAATGTTTCAAAGAGGAAAGATTGAGGGACCAATTTGCCTATGGAATCAGTGATCCTGACCTACGTAGAGAGCTGTTTAAGTTCATAGTGCAACATCCCCAGACAAGCTTTCAAACGCTACGAAACAATGCGTTCAAGTTGGAGAACCAGAACAAAGATGCAGCTCGAGCCCAAGAGCAGTGGTCTGAGGTTCTCTTAGCGAAATTGGCCAAGTTAGAGAAGCAACTTGAAGAGATAAAGGGGTCAGGCTATAACAGTCTGCCAAGTTCAACTAACCCACTCTCTAGTCAACCACATAGTCAACGCAGACCCACACAAAGACACACGAAACATGGCAACCAAAACAGAATTCGACCAACAGCACCGCCGGGTCTTGTATGGTCAAAGACGAAGAGAGGATTCTTCCCATACACTGATGATGGATCACCAGTCTGCACCCAGTGCTGGGAAGTTGGACATGTAAGGCGTCACTGTCAGCAATCACCACAACTCACAGCGGAGGTTCAATCTGTGAGCAACAGTGAACCCATTGTTTCACAGCCAACCCACCAAGTAGAACAACGAACCAATGAGCAACAAGCTGATGCAATGTACAATACAGATGCAAGTCACTCAATTCAAACATCGagaaatagaaactttaactctgGGCAGCCAAACAAGAACAGGCATAACAGAGTCCGGAGGCCAGATAGAcaaagaagaaactacaagcATTTTAACCAGCCACAAAGACTATTTCGCTCACTGCTCCCTATCACACTTTCTACAGCTTCCCAGTCATTATGTTtagagaaagacagaccacTCTGTATGACCGATGGAACCAGCACGTTACAAACTGGAAAGATGCTTGTCGTTCCAGAAGACACTGACAAGAAACAGTTGTTTCGGTTTTCAGAAACCTACTAG